The segment TTTGAACATTATAGTCTGTGTGTGATGGTTTTGCATTTACCAGATACATGGGTACAATCACTGGCATAAGTGACTTGGATCCTGTCCGGTGGCCAAATTCACATTGGCGATCAGTCAAGGCATGTTGAGAATGTTTACCtgtatatttttcattttgagaATCTTGTACATTTTTTGTTTTAGATTTTCTATCAATGGTGATGATATTTTGTGGAATTGAACTTATTCATGCAGGTTGGCTGGGATGAATCAACAGCTGGAGAAAGGCAGCCTAGAGTCTCCTTGTGGGAGATTGAACCATTGACAACATTCCCTATGTATCCATCACCATTTCCATTAAGACTTAAGCGACCATGGCCAGCAGGATTACCTTCTTTCCACGGTATGCTAGTCTGCTGCTAAATCCATGGCTGTACAGCTTCAACCACTTGTTTTATTTCTCTTATACCTGTTGAATGTGAAATTTGAAAAGCTTATTCCTTTTATTTGTGTGTgattcttttgacatttttattccttttaaTTTGACTCTCTTGTTCTTAGGCATCAAGGATGATGGTCTAGGTATGAATTCTCCGCTTATGTGGCTGCAAGGAGATGCAGGTAGAGGAATGCCATCTCTGAATTTTCCAGGGATTGGAGTTACACCGTGGATGCAGCCAAGGCTGGATGCTGCTTCCATGCTGGGTTTGCAGAATGACATGCACCAAGCTATGGCTGCTGCTGCTCTGCAAGACATGAGAGCAGTGGATCCCTCCAAATCAGCAACTACTACCCTTCTGCAATTCCAGCAACCCCAAAATCTATCCTGCAGGCCTGCTGCTTTAATGCATTCCCAGATGTTGCAGCAGTCTCAGCCTCAGGCTTTTCTTCAGGGTGTTGAAGACAACCAACATCAGTCTGAGACTCAGGCTCAAACCCAACCGCCTCTTGTTCAGCAACAATTGCAGCAGCAGAATTCATTTAATAACCATCAACACCAACAGCAGTTACAGCATCCGCTGTCACAGCAACACCAGCAACTGGTCGATCATCAGCATATTTCTACTGGAGTGTCTGCCATGTCACAGTATGCTCCGGCCTCACAGTCCCGGTCGTCACCTTTCCAAGCCATACCTTCACTATGCCAACAACAGAGTTTTTCTGACTCAAATGGGCACACCGTGACCAGCCCCATTGTATCTCCCTTGCACAGTCTTTTGGGATCCTTTCCCCAAGATGAACCGTCTGGTCTGCTCAACTTGCCTAGATCCAACCCAGTAATAACATCTGCAGCATGGCCATCTAAGCGGGCTGCTGTTGAAGTTCTGTCATCTGGATCTCCACAATGTGTTCTGCCCCAGGTGGAACAGTTGGGGCCCACCCAAACAAACATTTCTCATAATTCTATTTCGTTGCCACCCTTTCCTGGCAGGGAGTGCTCGATAGACCAAGCAGCGGGTACTGATCCACAGAGCCATCTCTTATTTGGTGTTAATATAGAGACTTCATCTCTTCTATTGCAAAACGGGATGTCAAGCCTTAGGGGAGTTGGCAGCGAGAGTGACTCCACTACTATACCTTTCTCTTCTAATTATGCGAGTACTGCAGGCACTGATTTTTCAGTTAATCCAGCAATGACACCTTCCAGTTGCATTGATGAATTGGGATTCTTGCAGTCTCCAGAGAATGTGGGCCAAGAAAACCCACAAACCAGAACCTTTGTTAAGGTCAGTTGCCTCATGTTTTAGATTAATGAATTTGGCTGGTGTTATGAGTTCCATTTGGCTTGTGAATTTTGGTTCTTTTGCATATTGGAAAGTTTGATCTGTTGGCAGTTTTATTGCCTTTGTTTTACTGACAATTATTTTGGTTCTTTGTAATTGACGTAAATGTTATTACTATGGAACAGGTTTATAAATCAGGGTCCTTCGGGAGGTCGTTGGATATCTCCAAATTTAGCAGCTACAATGAGCTGCGCAGTGAACTTGCACGCATGTTTGGCCTTGAAGGCCAGTTGGAGGACCCTTTGAGATCAGGCTGGCAGCTTGTATTTGTTGATAGGGAGAATGACGTTCTTCTCCTTGGTGATGATCCTTGGCCGTAAGTTTCCATTCCCCTTCTATTGTATGGATATAGTTTCATCTTGAACTCTAGGATGCATGTCAAGTTCTTGGACCACTTGATCAAGAAATTGTTGCATTCTACCTTAAAACACTTTTGACGTGCATGCACATACATCCACAAGCACGTGTACGAGAACTTGGGGTAAATTTCAACCTTTTGAGTGCATGCATTTAAATCTATTTTGGGTTCCACATGCTAAGTTCTTTTGCTAATTCCAAACTTACTTTATATTCCGTTTTCCACCAGGGAGTTTGTGAACAGTGTGTGGTGCATCAAGATACTTTCACCGCAAGAAGTGCAGCAAATGGGCAAACGAGGCCTGGAGCTTCTAAACTCTGTTCCAGTTCAGAGGCTCTCGAATGGCAGTTGTGATGACTATGCGAGCCAGCAGGACTCGAGAAATTTGAGCTCTGGTATTGCCTCTGTGGGGTCATTGGACTACTGAATAATCTTTACCTGTTAAGATGTTATTTTTCTCCCTGTAATGTTAGTGTGCCTCTTGCAATCCTTATATGGAAAAGAGCTGCCTAACTCTAGCTGGAACTTTATAATAtagcatatatatacataagttaAATACTGTAACTATATGAGATCTTCGTCTCCTTTGTTATGGAAATATGTACAATTCATATTTATTAGGATATCAAAATATTTGTGAAGCAAGCTTTAGCTTTTGCCATTATATATTCTTCTGTAGTCCGAAACTTATTTAAGATGAAAATTACTGAACAAATGACGAGGAGCCCGAAAGCTTCCCAAGCATTGAAACTACTAATATATATCTGATATCAAAGTGGGTCTCCTATAGTAATTAGTTGTCGAAAACCAACCATTTCTGAATTGCTTCAGTGTGAAAATGGCCCACTCTTATTCATTTTATTCCAACTTTTTGAAAGTGAACATTAACTATCATCATCGGCTGGCTCATAAACCGAGCTGGGGGGTTTGCTGAGTCACACCCTTTTGATGATAGTGAGACTGGTTGTTCTTCAAACATATCCTGGAAACTAAAAGGTCCTGGTGTCGGGGGCTATAATAAATGATGCCACCTTGGCTGGGAAACGTTTGATGATTTCTATTGCAGTTCTTCTGGACGACACAATGATTATGTCATAACTATCTTTGGGATGATAATCTTAAATCAAATTGAAAAGTTTCTGAAGATCAACAAGACAAAAGAAAATCCTTTTCTCCTAGGTGTTAAACATCGTATCTAAGACATGTTTTTATGCCTTCTAGCTAAAAGAGCAGCTGATAAAAGATGTCTGCTGCAATACTGTCTCATCAAATGCAACTAATGTGCATGAGATTTCTAGAAAAACGTTCAACTTATTATTATCTCTCACCTGGAATTTTAGACAAAATAGAACTGTTTTCGCGGAGAAATAGAAGGCAAATCACATGCAACAGATGAAATGGACCGATAACTCTTTGGCCTAACTGATAGGCCAGGGTTGATGTCGGTGGACTTGACATGTGAGCCACGTTTCCTCATTCTTCTACCCTCGAGTCACAAGCCAATTTTCATGGGAATTTATCCCACTTGTGGATAAAGTTCAGTGAACTTAGAGGAGAATTTAGCGTGTAGGACTTTgattttatatgtgtcattttttTAAGAGACGCCGTTAAAGAAATTTAGAGTTCGAATCTCAACACATGATATAATTATCTTTGTGAGTTAAAAAAAGGATAAAAATATAAGATAGTAGTTGAGGTATCTTGTTTTAGGGGGATGTGGGGACTGGATGGCCACAATGTAAAGTTGGAAATGAAGGGTTAGTTTATGTGTTTTTTGTGACTCCAGGTTGTGGGGGCATTTGACAATAGATAGCACACTCATGTGTTTGGAGGATGGAAATGGTGACAAAAAGGGTAGGGCATCCCATCAAACAATAATAGTCCCAAAttcagaaaaaaaattaaaggagGGTTTCCAGCAACGCCCTCTCAAAAAGCCCTTTATGTTTTGGGTGGGAGGTGACTGCGAGCAAAGATGTCCTATTGTCCTTTTAAACTTGCACCCTATCAATGGCTTTTGCTTGAACCCTGTTCTCTGCCAAAACCATGTAATAACATGGGCAAAAAGACACGGTCCAATACGTGAAAATGTGTGTCGTTGGCACCCTGGTGGTGTGTACTCATTTTGTTGTTGTCAAAGTACTAGAAGATTTCATTTTTAGGCGTAAGAGATTCGGTAAAAGGAAAGACTTGAGTGGTTCTTCTTCAAAAGATTTTGTCAGAGCTTTAAAGGACAGTTGATTGTTCCTTCATTACCTCTCTGGTCAGTTGGTGATGGCtacatttccttttcttttattccCTTCACATCTCCATGGATGTGGGGAAGATTGAAGATATTGTTAAAAAACACAAATCTTGAGTATCTGATTCATTGTACGTATGTAGGCTGTTTTTATCTACTGGATTGAGTCCTAAAAAGATAGTTCTAAAATCTGCATAAAAAGATAAGCAGCGACATTTCTTAAACATAATTATCAGCAGTTTTAAAATCTGCATGAAACCATTACAAAAACAGAAACAAAAGTCATCCAACTTGATTTAGAAAGCCACTGAAACTACAAGATAATGGTTCGGTAGGAAGTATGGATCAGTACATGCTTGGCAATTGGTCTTGGTTTCCAATGGCGTGAAACGGGAAACTGTTGCAGTGTTTGGCTAGAACTAGTTGGCCAAGGTAATTTGAATCCCTCAAAAGATTAGAAATTAGTATATCAAGAACCAACCATAGCTATTAATCCAAGGTGGGGAAAGAGATTAAACAAGCTCAAAACGCTCACCGAAGCCAAAGCCAAACCAGAGACGAGTACTAATGTGCATGAGTTACTATGGTTTATGGATCATAGGTGGTCTATGGCCATTCACCAAGGAATTATCAAGCCATTTAGATTTGTCCAGGAGCCCAAATTACGGTAAACACCAACAACTGGTACCGAACAAAGCATACTTTGCAGTCTGCAAAGTTTGGTTGATATGGATCTGGTTTATTTGGAACGTTGTGGCTAGGCTAAAGCCCAAGTCTTTCAAGGATGCAGGCTGATCCGAACCACGACCAGTGGCTAGTCTCTTTGGCACCTATATTATGCAGACTAAACCAGTCTCAAATGGAACATAAAGTCTTACTACAAATctccgatgaggaaaatttcgaATACACGAATGGAATTTGAACAGAAGAAGAAATAGGAGAAGGTTTCAAGATGTGTATCAAGCCACTATTTTTAAGGTTATATTTGCCACATCTATCTTTGATGTGTAAACAAGTTCCAAACAAATTAACCTCGAGTAATCTCTTTCCTATTTATAAGAATTTTCATGTCTCTTTATAGAGGCATCTTTCATCAATAACTATCTTtctaaataataatttctttaaaataaacatataattattcatttaattataactattcaaataatattatttaaataattataattctttttaaaaatcaaataatataatcttttaattaattacaccCATTTATTTATAGTTATtagaatattataaatatttgaaaatattcCAACATAAAAGACACTTCCAACTTCAACTTATAGGCTCTATCATGTCATATCCCAATTTAGAGACATATTCTTCTTTTGTGTATGTTAAGGACAAAAATATGCATGATTTCATTAATTGCATCAATTGCACTATTCATTTCACATTTCCACGTAAACAACactaacaaaaaaagaaaaaaagaaaaagaagaagaccTAGGCCGTTTTATAAATACAACATTCGTTCACCATCACTAATGCTACTCAAAACAAGGTTACAAGAGGTGCTACCTTCGGCTCAATAAGTGTATGAGCAGGTTTTGCTCTTATTGATTGATTGTTTACTAATGTTATTATGACGGCCAACCACAACACATGTAAGGGGATGATGGCATTCTTCCTGTTTGTCGAATGTATTCTGCTTTAGCAGAAGTTCTTTCTGCATCCCGATTCTTTCTAGCTTCAGCTGCAGCTCGTTTTTCTTCTGACCTTTGCCTAGACATAGCAATCTTCTTCACCATCTTTGCTTGAGCTTGGCCTCTCATTTGCTCTACTTTGGCCTGAAAGGTGGAAGACTTGTATAGTTATTATCATAATTATTTCTCAGCATATGGCCACATGAATTATCCCCTATCATCGATTGCTATCTTTCCCGAGTCAAATTCTTTTGATTAATTTGTAATGGCACTTAACTAAGTTAACTGCATTAACCTAAAACCAACCATATTTCAAGGTTCGTTACAGTTGAATCGTGTCAGAAGATTTGAGGTTAAGAAAAACACAAGTCTTTCCTACTAATTTCTGGTTTAGATTTAGTCTTTTTCATTGAGCTTTAATACCATCAGTTGTCATCAAAAGGATCAATAATCTTTAAATGTTTATAATAAGAAGTAATTTtgagtatgtgatgaaataaggGATTTCAGATACCTCTATTCTCCGCATTTCTGCTTCTAGTTTTGCTCTCTGCTGACTCTCCCATGCTTGAATTTTAATCTCTTGGCGCTTATACCTGAGAAATTTTTATATGCATTCAGAACAAAGAAATTGACGGGAATCGTTTAACAAGCACAAAAGATCGGTACATATTAGAACCTTGCTGTATGCTTCGACTTTTCAGCTTCCTGCCATGCAGCTGCTCGTTTTTCATAATCAATCCGCTCGAGCTCCTCCATATGAGTGGTATCACCTGACGATGCATTGGCCTCCTTCTCATCTTTGCTTGCCCAAGCAGCAATATTCATCTTTCCAAGCTGGACACCGAGGGCTACAATCTCTTTTCTTGTCTTGAGCTTTGCTTCTCGCTCAGACAATTCTTTCTTGCCACTTTCAGGACAATGCTGTGACTCATCATCTATGTTGTAGTCCAAAGGCATTGACAACGCCCCTCCACGAGGAGTAGATGGGATTGAAGATGTTGGGCTTCGTAGTGGGGTTGTTGCCCCGACAGGCGTAGCAGTCCTAGAAGGCTCTTGACTTGCAACTGGGGTCATTTCTGTTCCCATATCTCTCATACAAACAGATCGTACTGCAGGAAAAACTGCAAGGCCAAATCTTAAGGTATGAGATAAATAGTAGATACAAAAAACAGAACTATGATCAATACACAGCAAAATAGAAAAACGATCTGGATATGAAGGAGATAATCCCTTATTTGTACTCTCTACTTGATGGTGTCAAGCCTATATATGAAACTGGCATATGCATATGTAATTATAATGGCTTAACCCTCACAATCCATCCACTCAAGTCATAGCATTTCAATGTTCTTAATCACATCGTAATGCAAGTGCTCGTCATGGTGATCAAATGATAATGAACCTGGACACCCGGTGCATCACTGCATACGCAGTATATGAGTATATATTTTCATAAAGAAAAATACTAGAAAAGCTCAATATGCAAATTTACCGGTAGTATCTTCTTTGGAGCTTTTTGTACAAGATAAATCCCTCTCAGCAACTTCCCTCAAATCCTTACTTTGAGGACACTGATCAAATAACAGATTCCCTCCATATGATTGTGCTGAAAAATGATGAGCTCCTGAAGGAACAAAAGAGAACTTCTCGAATGGCATCTGCACAGCATGCTGATAGAAATCAACCCTCTTAGTGTCAGCTACGCCACTAACAGCCGTTCTCTGGTCATAATTTGCAGACTCCGGGGCAACTCTCACCATATGTGAAATTGGATATAGACTAACTTGGTTGTGAAATGCATTCTTCTTAGCATAAGTAGCTTGAACATTTTGCCGGTTCATTATCCATTTCTCCGCATCGTTCCATTTAGATGACATAGGTCTCGAGTATGACCTCGTCAGGCAGTTATGTACTGCTCCTCTCTCCCCTTTATGAAACTCAAAGCTCGAAGAACTAGCATTACTATCATAATCAAGGTTTTCATCTTCCAGCGTCCTCATTGGATGAATTGCACTGGAATTCCCATTATCACTCTGAGGGAACTGCTGCGATTTAGCACGGCTCATTCCGATGCTCTCCTGCAGCACCATCTCCTTTGCTTGGCCAGAAATTTGATCATTCAGGGTGGAACCCGATACCATCTCATTGGATATTTTAATCGGTACAACATCTAAGCTGGGAACTGCATTTCAGTCAAATATGCTCTAAATCAGCATGCAAATCTTACTAAAAACACGTGGCTGGATTCATCCAGCTCCCACCCTAAACCAGGCCAAGGAACATACTTCAATATAAGAGAAAGAAACAAACCTTCCTCATCAAAATCTTCATTATTAGAGGTTAATAGACTGTTGACAAACTCAGCATCCTCAATCCTAGATGGAGATGTCCTTGAAGAATTGCTGTTTGATCCATCCTTCTTTCGATGATGATGAGGCCCCATCAGCTTCATCCTTAATTTACTTGGTGAAATGCCACTCTGGAGTACAGATTATAAAAAAGGGatttaaaagaaagaaaactttTAACTCAAAAATCAGGCCCCATATTATACTCTGATCAATTACAAGAAAACTTTAACTCAAAATCAGGCCCCCATTTATACCAAGAAAATGTAATACGAGCCAATTCAACCTTCCCATTTTACAACCAattttgaataaaagaaaaaaaggattGAACTTCATGCATACAAAAGCAAGGAAATCAAGCACCACCCAAAGCAATTATTATCAACATACAAAAGCTTTTAAATTTGAGAAATTTGTTAAAAAAACCCAGATCAGATAAATAAACCATTCACCACCCAAAGCCATTATTAGCATacaaaatctcaaaaaaaaaaggaaaaaaaaataggcTTACCTGAGGTTTGTCTATTCTCTCATACTCCATTAGATCTTTCTCTTGCTGTCAACTTTCGTTCTCGGTGGAGCTTCCAAGTTAAACGAGGAAAGACAAAGATAGCAAGATAGGAAAGAAACTGAAAATAAGAGTCTAAACCCTCCCCTCCCTTCCAACTTTCGTTCTTGGTGGAGCTTCTAAGTTAAACAAGGAGAGACAGAGACGGCAAGATAGGAAAGAaaatgtaaataaaaaaaaacatgacAGTGTGTTTTTGAGTGTTATGTAGCGGACTTGAGTTTGACCAGGGTGACCAATGTTCACAAAACGTGATCCTTGCTTCTTTGTTCTCACGTCTCCCCATTACAACCTTCTACATTTCTGATCTCGCCACATCAGCACCTCCATTGGTCCATCTGACGTGGCCGTATCAGGATGGGCCGGCTTGTGTGAAAATATTGGTCGGCGCTTCTTTTTAAAGTTCCAACTTTCAACCTTTGAAGTCTAAAAAATTTAGCCGAGGAATTGCCGATCACTTAAAAAAACTACTTTCAGTTTTGGAGTTGTTAttgttaaaagaaaatttatttgaatATCATTTCCATTCCAACAGAATTAATCTTAAATTGTAAAACGAGTGAAGATatatgtaataatataaataaaaagaaaaacatttttattattaattagaaAAGTGGGGTTTCTTTTGTTACTCTCTCAACAAAAGACAAAGAAAAACATTGAAACCTCAAATCATGAAAACCACCATAGCCTTTTCAAGAACTGTAATGATGAAAAAAAGTAGAATTTCATTTTTGCTCTGTATAGTAACTGCCATTTCCTTCTAAAACAAAAAATTGGGTCATCATCAATCATGAACAAAATTTGCAGAACagaacgaaaaaaaaaaaaacccataatCATGAAcagtttctctctctctctctctctctgcttttttagttttaatttttacgaaaaacaaacaaatttaaaGGAAATTATTAGAGGATTAAGCATAATGGAAAATGGGGTAGTAATTAAATCATAGCTGATATGATTAATAATGACAAACTGGAGCATACCGATAGAGTCTAATCATTAAATTTAAGATCTTTTATTTTAAGTATTAAAGAGCTGGAATTTTTGACTGATTGTCTTTAAAGCGTGGTCCTCATTTTTCCAATGTTTGACCAACGTGGATGACATATTTTTCTCCACAATATCTTTGAAAATATAACATTTTAATTCAAACACAATTTACATAGTTTTTTATTCCcaaaatatatttaattcataaaaaaacttataaaatagTCATCATCTTTTATTATCTTTAGcacaaaatgatgaaattatttttaatgataaatgaattaaaaCCTGACCGATTTAACATTTGATTTGATGTTTTGGAAAGAGGGTATACTTGTGGTTTGACCAAGGACAAAGAAAAGGGTAAAATGGAAGCAAAAGATGATGTCAAGGCAGGGAGTCCCCAGAAAAAGAAGAAACTGAGAGGAAAATATGCAGAAATAGTATTTGAGAGGTGGCCAATAAGGATTGTTTTGTTATTACAAAGTGCGAATGGTGAAAGTTGAAAGATCTTTACAGTTGTTGTTGATACGTAGGAGATAAATAACGTGATTGACATGACTTTCTACCAAATCTAGTTCTTAGATATGACGCTTTCTTACCCACTTTAACCCCCCTTCTTTCGCAATAAAAACAAACccatcttcttttctttttcctctcttttATAACTACGTAAAATTTTCCTTTCAGCTTTATTTTTCCCGGAATCTTCTTCTGTATCTTGTTAATTGTTGAGGGCCAAACATATATATCAAGAACTGGACTTGCTTATAAGGCGTTAGCCGTTAAAACATTTTGATGATATCTTTAAGGAGAGAAGGTTGGTAAATTCATCGTTAAAAGAAGATGCTGAAAATAAGCTGATTAATCATGATTACTTGAACTAAGTCCATGATATTTTGGCCTAATGATAAAAGAGAAGGTTGTtactattttaacatttttaggtTTAATTTTCATCGTAtactttctttttttatttattgaatcaAATAACaagataaaattaaagaaaaacactaaaattaattacAACGTTCCTAGCTTCTTCTTCACTTTCCTTTGAAGCCATTTAAGTGTTTCTCCATACATCCCAATTTTTTAAGTCAATCCTGATCAATTTGCTAAGGTAATGGATGCTGTTTAGGATTGGTTTTTGCTCCGAGTATACTGATATAGATTTCTTTCTAATGATGTTCTTAATTAATTTGTCTTTAATTTTTATGTTGCAAGCCTGTATGTCAGATTGCTATATCACTATTAGCACAAATCTTAACAGCATCAATTTTCTCATAACGCTATTTCTATGTCTAAGGTTGCCTTCAATGAAAAAACCGTTTCTTATATTAGGTTTCTGATGTGAACCACTCATGCCATGCGATCATTTCTTCTAGGCCACTCAATTGTAATGCgattcattttcatgttattcAAAGGTATGTTTTCTGTATCAACCGCTCTATTCCCAACTTATGGTGGTATATTATCAAACATTCTAAAAGTTCTTTGGATATGTCAGATTTACACCTCCACTTCTTTTATTACTGCAATCGGGTTTGGTCTAAGATTCTCATACATAGCTTTATTTCTGTGTGTCTAAATCTTCCAAAGATAGATTGTCATATCCATAAAGTGTTCCTTCATGATTTCGTTCTCTAATCTAGCCACGTCAATGCTTTGGATTAGTCATTCCTTTATCAATTGTAAATTAACCTTCGAAGTGTGAATACCATATATTTTGATCCAGACCAAACTGCTCTAGCAAAGGAGCATTTCCAAAAAAAGGTGCTTTTCATCCTCCCAATCACCTTGATAGAAGACACACGTAGTTGCCACTGTGTTAATTCTCCTTTTAATATTAATCTTACATGGGAGGGcttcattaaaaattttccatagGAAAATAATCACATTATATGGGGAGTTTACTGAGCCAAATGAAGTTCCATACCTCTTGCGAAATATCCTGGTTAAGTGAGTCTGTTACTCCATCTTTCTTATTTAGTGCTTGTATGTAGGCCGACTTCATCGAAAACTCTCCATTATTTTTATGAATCCATCTTGTTTTAGAAGGTCCCTCAAGTAGTGGATTTGGACTAGAAAGATTCTGCATGCCAACTCAGATTCATCAGAGGTTCCATGTTACTTGTCCCTTCTTGATCTCTCTCTCCATTACTTACACTCATCAGCTCTGAATTTACCTCGAGATGTTCTTTCTTAATAGTTCCTTTCCCTTTAGGATGCTTTTCCATACCCATGAATCCCTGAATTTTCCGATTGTTTGGAGAAAGTTATTCAATAATTCTTGACTAAGGCTAGTTTCACAATATTTTTGAAAAGTGCCGtgaaaaagtacttttgagaatagcttttgaaaaatttagtttaaaatttgagtgtttagcattactgtcaaaaagtgtttttgaaaaataaaatatttattttagacatgttattatcaagtaacaaatatacatttaaataatatttaaattagttaatattattatattttagtaagaatataaaaaattattataacttcttgttaatattttaatatataaaatataaattttaaatattttaagcaataaatattaattatttataaaatttaattagaatatataaactatattttaaatatttaaatataactattaaatatttgtaattagtattttaaaaatattttttatttttaattaatgattttaacacatttgtaattaagtaccaagaaaaaaaaggaaagtactatgttattggaggggtaaaaaagtaattaagtactaaaaatgttttttaaaagtacttctgaaaaattaaaaatttcagcCAGAAGCAGTTTGTTCTGCACAGCTTTTCTTCCAAAAGTAGTTTTGAAGCCAgaagtgtttttgaaaaacaaTGCAGAATTAGCCCTAAAGTTCATTCAGTTTATTGAATGAGCCAGCTATCACCATTAGTGATCCTCCAAACAAGTTTAGCCAATAGTA is part of the Gossypium arboreum isolate Shixiya-1 chromosome 5, ASM2569848v2, whole genome shotgun sequence genome and harbors:
- the LOC108453311 gene encoding auxin response factor 6-like isoform X1, encoding MRLSSAGFSPQATEDVAGEKRVLNSELWHACAGPLVSLPPVGSRVVYFPQGHSEQVAASTNKEEVDVHVPNYPSLPPELICQLHNVTMHADVETDEVYAQMTLQPLNPQEQKEAYLPAELGTPSRQPTNYFCKTLTASDTSTHGGFSVPRRAAEKVFPPLDFSQQPPAQELIARDLHDNEWKFRHIFRGQPKRHLLTTGWSVFVSAKRLVAGDSVLFIWNEKNQLLLGIRRANRPQTVMPSSVLSSDSMHLGLLAAAAHAASTNSRFTIFYNPRASPSEFVIPLTKYIKAVYHTRVSVGMRFRMLFETEESSVRRYMGTITGISDLDPVRWPNSHWRSVKVGWDESTAGERQPRVSLWEIEPLTTFPMYPSPFPLRLKRPWPAGLPSFHGIKDDGLGMNSPLMWLQGDAGRGMPSLNFPGIGVTPWMQPRLDAASMLGLQNDMHQAMAAAALQDMRAVDPSKSATTTLLQFQQPQNLSCRPAALMHSQMLQQSQPQAFLQGVEDNQHQSETQAQTQPPLVQQQLQQQNSFNNHQHQQQLQHPLSQQHQQLVDHQHISTGVSAMSQYAPASQSRSSPFQAIPSLCQQQSFSDSNGHTVTSPIVSPLHSLLGSFPQDEPSGLLNLPRSNPVITSAAWPSKRAAVEVLSSGSPQCVLPQVEQLGPTQTNISHNSISLPPFPGRECSIDQAAGTDPQSHLLFGVNIETSSLLLQNGMSSLRGVGSESDSTTIPFSSNYASTAGTDFSVNPAMTPSSCIDELGFLQSPENVGQENPQTRTFVKVYKSGSFGRSLDISKFSSYNELRSELARMFGLEGQLEDPLRSGWQLVFVDRENDVLLLGDDPWPEFVNSVWCIKILSPQEVQQMGKRGLELLNSVPVQRLSNGSCDDYASQQDSRNLSSGIASVGSLDY
- the LOC108453311 gene encoding auxin response factor 6-like isoform X4 produces the protein MSYTGEKRVLNSELWHACAGPLVSLPPVGSRVVYFPQGHSEQVAASTNKEEVDVHVPNYPSLPPELICQLHNVTMHADVETDEVYAQMTLQPLNPQEQKEAYLPAELGTPSRQPTNYFCKTLTASDTSTHGGFSVPRRAAEKVFPPLDFSQQPPAQELIARDLHDNEWKFRHIFRGQPKRHLLTTGWSVFVSAKRLVAGDSVLFIWNEKNQLLLGIRRANRPQTVMPSSVLSSDSMHLGLLAAAAHAASTNSRFTIFYNPRASPSEFVIPLTKYIKAVYHTRVSVGMRFRMLFETEESSVRRYMGTITGISDLDPVRWPNSHWRSVKVGWDESTAGERQPRVSLWEIEPLTTFPMYPSPFPLRLKRPWPAGLPSFHGIKDDGLGMNSPLMWLQGDAGRGMPSLNFPGIGVTPWMQPRLDAASMLGLQNDMHQAMAAAALQDMRAVDPSKSATTTLLQFQQPQNLSCRPAALMHSQMLQQSQPQAFLQGVEDNQHQSETQAQTQPPLVQQQLQQQNSFNNHQHQQQLQHPLSQQHQQLVDHQHISTGVSAMSQYAPASQSRSSPFQAIPSLCQQQSFSDSNGHTVTSPIVSPLHSLLGSFPQDEPSGLLNLPRSNPVITSAAWPSKRAAVEVLSSGSPQCVLPQVEQLGPTQTNISHNSISLPPFPGRECSIDQAAGTDPQSHLLFGVNIETSSLLLQNGMSSLRGVGSESDSTTIPFSSNYASTAGTDFSVNPAMTPSSCIDELGFLQSPENVGQENPQTRTFVKVYKSGSFGRSLDISKFSSYNELRSELARMFGLEGQLEDPLRSGWQLVFVDRENDVLLLGDDPWPEFVNSVWCIKILSPQEVQQMGKRGLELLNSVPVQRLSNGSCDDYASQQDSRNLSSGIASVGSLDY
- the LOC108453311 gene encoding auxin response factor 6-like isoform X2 translates to MRLSSAGFSPQATEGEKRVLNSELWHACAGPLVSLPPVGSRVVYFPQGHSEQVAASTNKEEVDVHVPNYPSLPPELICQLHNVTMHADVETDEVYAQMTLQPLNPQEQKEAYLPAELGTPSRQPTNYFCKTLTASDTSTHGGFSVPRRAAEKVFPPLDFSQQPPAQELIARDLHDNEWKFRHIFRGQPKRHLLTTGWSVFVSAKRLVAGDSVLFIWNEKNQLLLGIRRANRPQTVMPSSVLSSDSMHLGLLAAAAHAASTNSRFTIFYNPRASPSEFVIPLTKYIKAVYHTRVSVGMRFRMLFETEESSVRRYMGTITGISDLDPVRWPNSHWRSVKVGWDESTAGERQPRVSLWEIEPLTTFPMYPSPFPLRLKRPWPAGLPSFHGIKDDGLGMNSPLMWLQGDAGRGMPSLNFPGIGVTPWMQPRLDAASMLGLQNDMHQAMAAAALQDMRAVDPSKSATTTLLQFQQPQNLSCRPAALMHSQMLQQSQPQAFLQGVEDNQHQSETQAQTQPPLVQQQLQQQNSFNNHQHQQQLQHPLSQQHQQLVDHQHISTGVSAMSQYAPASQSRSSPFQAIPSLCQQQSFSDSNGHTVTSPIVSPLHSLLGSFPQDEPSGLLNLPRSNPVITSAAWPSKRAAVEVLSSGSPQCVLPQVEQLGPTQTNISHNSISLPPFPGRECSIDQAAGTDPQSHLLFGVNIETSSLLLQNGMSSLRGVGSESDSTTIPFSSNYASTAGTDFSVNPAMTPSSCIDELGFLQSPENVGQENPQTRTFVKVYKSGSFGRSLDISKFSSYNELRSELARMFGLEGQLEDPLRSGWQLVFVDRENDVLLLGDDPWPEFVNSVWCIKILSPQEVQQMGKRGLELLNSVPVQRLSNGSCDDYASQQDSRNLSSGIASVGSLDY